A region from the Lolium perenne isolate Kyuss_39 chromosome 4, Kyuss_2.0, whole genome shotgun sequence genome encodes:
- the LOC127321343 gene encoding protein FAR1-RELATED SEQUENCE 6 has product MEVDTIPGEEELSFTANQDDDDAEDVSPGSRELAAMVEAAAAAETVELDRAAAPPHGEEDDRTPRDGMEFKSYEELLNFYKRYALRTGFGVCVKKSSFTKAGLCRRLVLVCNKWGNGKDDACYQARPTAKTNCLATVVGRLWGDGLLHLTDVSLEHNHALNPSSARFLRCYKTLPSGMSKDLVVRAARGEFSTSGDAEVPMFDDWGRLKLREGDVQAINGFFAEMQAKQTNFFYLMDFYVEGHLRSVLWADSRSREAYQYFNDAIWVDTTCLRNKFHVPLVLFLGVNHHGQLVLLGCGLLSDESTESFLWLFKSWLTCMKGRLPSAIITDESVAIKTAVREVFPKARHRLSDWHILGTMSEKLDDSVRTELETAIYDSLKEDEFEASWKNTTERYGLQDTEWIIFLYENRHLWVPSFLKDAFWAGLSVNHRESPGAFFGDSLSQLTTLVTFLKSYTILVQNKYKTEQQDDFESLTSGRVLVSKFPMEEQLSKLYSLNMFVKFQDELKSTMQCQVQLDGSASSFIVLDLAAEPGGGMVNKKYEVVHCMETNRMECNCGRFQFSGIVCRHALSVLKWQQVYDIPPCYVLNRWRSDYKELHALDNPLKDLVSSNHVERYDHISLQCLRLVEIGMVSDDKYQHALKLISDMTRTLLDDTLCREVEQKLLPSERAIANVDSHAQPGSSEGGPAKKRRGRPPKKSKDLSVDSVSNQYGNKDSLLVSSAVSQKDALHSSSTASNLGTHVRAHGVDDLMEEVDPNEVSFESGYGAESSHPNHYGDQLHTGQTLQFGGQDMPSAEQSWVYPNPAIYQDDQVPYGRRTS; this is encoded by the exons ATGGAGGTGGACACGATCCCGGGGGAGGAGGAGCTGTCCTTCACGGCCAACCAGGACGACGACGACGCGGAGGATGTCTCGCCGGGCAGCAGGGAGCTGGCCGCCATGGTggaggcggcagcggcggcggagacCGTCGAGCTGGATAGGGCCGCGGCGCCGCCGCACGGGGAGGAGGACGACAGGACGCCGAGAGACGGGATGGAGTTCAAGTCGTACGAGGAGTTGCTCAACTTCTACAAGCGCTACGCCCTGCGCACGGGGTTCGGCGTCTGCGTCAAGAAGTCATCTTTCACCAAGGCCGGCCTCTGCCGCCGCCTCGTGCTCGTCTGCAACAAGTGGGGCAACGGCAAGGACGACGCCTGCTACCAGGCCAGGCCGACGGCCAAGACCAACTGCCTGGCCACTGTCGTCGGGAGGCTGTGGGGGGATGGGCTGCTGCACCTCACGGACGTCAGCCTCGAGCACAACCACGCGCTGAATCCGTCGTCGGCGCGCTTCCTCAGGTGCTACAAGACGCTGCCCAGCGGGATGAGCAAAGATCTGGTGGTCAGGGCTGCCAGAGGTGAGTTCTCGACCTCTGGCGACGCCGAGGTCCCCATGTTCGATGACTGGGGGCGTCTGAAGCTCAGGGAGGGAGATGTTCAGGCCATCAATGGTTTCTTTGCGGAGATGCAGGCCAAGCAGACAAACTTCTTCTATCTCATGGATTTTTACGTAGAGGGCCATCTGAGGAGTGTTCTTTGGGCTGATTCAAGATCCAGGGAAGCATACCAGTACTTCAACGACGCTATCTGGGTCGATACAACCTGCTTAAGGAACAAGTTTCACGTACCACTTGTTTTGTTTCTTGGGGTGAACCATCATGGTCAGCTTGTTTTGTTAGGCTGCGGTTTGCTTTCAGATGAGAGTACAGAGAGCTTCCTATGGCTGTTCAAGTCATGGCTGACTTGCATGAAGGGACGGCTTCCAAGCGCCATAATTACTGACGAATCTGTGGCGATTAAAACCGCGGTTCGCGAAGTATTCCCAAAAGCACGCCACAGACTAAGCGATTGGCATATATTAGGAACCATGTCGGAAAAATTAGATGACTCGGTAAGAACCGAATTGGAAACTGCAATATATGATTCTTTGAAGGAGGATGAGTTTGAGGCAAGCTGGAAGAACACGACCGAGAGATATGGCCTTCAGGATACTGAATGGATCATCTTTCTGTATGAAAATCGACACTTGTGGGTCCCTTCCTTCCTGAAAGATGCCTTCTGGGCTGGATTGTCTGTTAACCACCGGGAAAGTCCAGGTGCATTCTTTGGTGATTCATTAAGCCAATTAACCACATTGGTGACATTCCTTAAAAGCTACACGATTCTGGTACAGAACAAGTACAAAACGGAGCAACAGGATGATTTTGAGTCATTAACTAGCGGCAGGGTCCTTGtatcaaagtttcctatggaagaGCAGCTATCCAAATTGTACAGCTTGAACATGTTTGTGAAGTTCCAGGATGAGCTAAAATCAACCATGCAATGTCAAGTTCAGCTGGATGGTTCGGCATCTTCTTTTATAGTTCTTGATTTAGCTGCTGAACCAGGCGGAGGAATGGTGAATAAAAAGTATGAGGTTGTTCACTGTATGGAGACGAACCGGATGGAATGTAACTGTGGCCGATTTCAGTTTTCCGGAATTGTTTGTCGGCATGCGTTATCGGTGCTTAAGTGGCAGCAAGTGTACGATATCCCCCCTTGTTATGTACTTAACAGGTGGCGGAGTGACTATAAGGAGTTGCATGCTCTGGATAATCCATTGAAGGATCTAGTGTCAAGTAATCATGTTGAGCGTTATGATCATATTTCTTTGCAGTGCCTCCGTCTTGTTGAGATCGGAATGGTTTCAGATGACAAGTATCAACATGCATTAAAACTAATTAGCGATATGACAAGGACCCTTCTTGATGATACTTTGTGCCGTGAAGTAGAGCAGAAACTTTTACCATCTGAACGTGCAATTGCAAATGTTGATAGCCATGCACAACCTGGTTCATCTGAGGGGGGTCCAGCCAAAAAGCGCCGCGGCCGTCCTCCCAAGAAGAGTAAAGACTTGAGCGTGGACTCCGTATCAAATCAATATGGAAACAAG GATTCTTTATTGGTATCATCAGCTGTAAGTCAGAAGGATGCTTTACATTCTTCTTCGACTGCCTCCAACCTTGGTACTCATGTCAGGGCACATGGTGTTGATGATCTTATG GAAGAAGTTGATCCGAATGAGGTATCATTTGAGAGCGGTTATGGGGCGGAATCTAGCCATCCAAATCATTATGGTGACCAGCTGCATACAGGACAAACGTTGCAG TTTGGCGGCCAAGACATGCCATCGGCGGAGCAATCATGGGTGTATCCCAATCCAGCTATATATCAG GATGATCAAGTGCCTTATGGCAGGAGGACATCATGA